A genomic window from Periophthalmus magnuspinnatus isolate fPerMag1 chromosome 16, fPerMag1.2.pri, whole genome shotgun sequence includes:
- the LOC117384353 gene encoding protein NLRC3-like isoform X4, giving the protein MSLKSDGSIYLPPEFSSEPVQDPLHSPGAASSSFCCVCVRTLCDPVITSRGLYCQLCYSENMDQSSSSLQSGHKRYLMLRYERVHEGTNTESKTFLNKIYTELFITEGHNESVSTQHEEKQLETLSKNIVPSAAIRIHDIFKPLPSDPRPTRVVLTYGVAGVGKTFSVQKFTLDWAQNLENHDVDLVVPLSFRELNLVRQGCYSLLTLIQMSHVSLNEITAETLAQRRVLFIFDGLDESRQTLPFHKCKGITEVTQRAKVGVLLVNLIKGMLLPSALIWITSRPAAANQISVEFVDRFTEVRGFVTGKQKQEYFRKRFMDEELCSRVLTHITKCKSLNIMCQIPVFCWITARVLEYMLRTEDRGALPQTLTDMYAHFLLVQTLRKRKYRQEASVVDLTPLDVDVILKLGKLAFNHLQKGNFMFYQEDLLHVGLDLTEGSLYSGLCTEIFKQESVTFNNPQSIYCFVHLSVQEFLAAVYMHYCFNKKIKRFYKSWKHHSTIDIFLKVALKKAFESPNGHLDLFVRFLHGLVLESNQELLKNLLDPIQTVPEVRQKVINNLKEMNAGDISPDRSINIFHCLTELHERSVHQHIQDLLKTGKRSGKLSEIQCSALAYMMQMSEDVLEELDLKKYNTSPEGRLRLLPAVRNCRKALLSDCKLSKIHIEVVASALKSNPSHLVFLDLSLNPEVNSEMKVLCDGLQSPHCQLQTLRLNTCSLSESSSSSLALSLKSNPSHLRELALGGNVLKDSTVAHLCAFLQSPHCQMETLILYRCAVSESGCLALVSALKSNLLHLKKLDLGFIEMKTSAVEHLCSFLQNPDCRLETLELNNCSLPESSCALFASALKSNPLYLKEFILWGNNLKEADVQDLLELRQSPHCQLDILLWR; this is encoded by the exons ATGTCTCTGAAGAGTGACGGCTCCATTTACCTGCCCCCAGAATTCTCCTCTGAGCCAGTACAAGATCCACT ACACAGTCCTGGTGCAGCCTCAAGTTCGttttgctgtgtttgtgtgagaacACTGTGTGATCCAGTCATTACCAGCAGAGGGCTCTACTGTCAACTGTGTTACTCTGAAAACATGGACCAGTCCAGTTCATCGCTACAAA GTGGCCATAAAAGATATCTGATGCTGAGATATGAACGCGTACATGAAGGAACAAATACGGAAAGTAAAACTTTTCTGAATAAGATCTACACTGAACTGTTCATCACAGAAGGCCACAATGAGTCAGTCAGTACTCAACATGAAGAGAAACAGCTGGAGACTCTTTCCAAAAATATTGTCCCTTCTGCTGCTATCAGGAttcatgacatttttaaaccattACCATCTGACCCCAGACCCACCAGGGTGGTACTGACCTATGGTGTGGCTGGAGTAGGAAAAACCTTTTCTGTCCAGAAGTTCACTCTGGACTGGGCTCAGAATTTAGAGAATCATGATGTGGATCTGGTGGTACCTTTGTCCTTCAGAGAACTCAATCTAGTCAGACAGGGCTGTTACAGCCTGCTGACACTCATACAAATGTCGCATGTCTCACTAAATGAGATCACAGCTGAAACACTGGCTCAGAGGAGAGTCCTGTTCATCTTTGATGGCCTTGATGAGAGCAGGCAAACTCTTCCCTTCCACAAATGTAAAGGCATTACCGAGGTAACACAGAGAGCAAAAGTTGGGGTGCTGCTGGTGAACCTTATCAAAGGTATGTTGCTTCCTTCTGCCCTTATATGGATCACATCTAGACcagcagcagccaatcagataTCTGTGGAATTTGTGGATCGATTTACTGAAGTTAGAGGCTTTGTTACAGGCAAACAGAAGCAGGAGTATTTTAGGAAGAGGTTCATGGATGAGGAGTTGTGCTCCAGAGTCCTCACCCACATAACCAAATGCAAGAGCCTGAACATCATGTGCCAGATACCAGTGTTCTGCTGGATCACAGCCAGAGTCCTGGAGTACAtgctgaggacagaggacagaggagccctGCCCCAGACCCTCACTGACATGTACGCACACTTCCTGCTTGTGCAGACTCTCAGGAAAAGGAAGTACAGGCAGGAGGCAAGTGTTGTAGACCTGACACCGCTTGATGTGGATGTCATTCTGAAGCTAGGGAAGCTTGCTTTCAATCATCTACAGAAAGGGAACTTCATGTTCTACCAAGAAGACCTGCTTCACGTAGGTCTGGATCTGACTGAAGGCTCACTCTACTCGGGACTTTGTACAGAGATATTCAAACAAGAGAGTGTAACTTTTAATAATCCACAATCAATCTACTGTTTTGTCCATCTAAGTGTCCAGGAGTTCCTGGCTGCAGTTTACATGCACTACTGCTTtaacaaaaagataaaaaggtTTTATAAGTCCTGGAAACATCACTCAACAATTGACATCTTTCTCAAAGTGGCTTTGAAAAAAGCTTTTGAAAGTCCAAATGGCCACCTGGACCTGTTTGTGCGTTTTCTTCATGGTCTCGTTCTGGAGTCCAACCAGGAGCTCTTGAAAAATCTGCTGGATCCCATACAAACTGTCCCAGAGGTGAGACAAAAAGTCATCAACAACCTGAAAGAAATGAACGCTGGAGACATCTCCCCGGACAGAAGCATCAACATTTTCCATTGTCTGACAGAGTTACATGAGCGCTCTGTCCATCAGCACATCCAGGACCTCCTGAAGACAGGGAAGAGGTCAGGAAAGCTGTCTGAGATCCAGTGTTCTGCGCTAGCCTACATGATGCAGATGTCTGAGGATGTCCTGGAGGAGCTGGATCTAAAGAAGTATAACACCTCACCTGAAGGACGTCTGAGACTGCTCCCAGCTGTGAGGAACTGCAGAAAGGCTCT ACTTTCTGACTGTAAACTCTCAAAGATTCACATTGAAGTTGTGGCATCAGCTCTGAAGTCCAATCCTTCTCACTTGGTGTTCCTAGACCTAAGTTTAAACCCTGAGGTGAATTCTGAAATGAAGGTCTTATGTGATGGACTGCAGAGTCCACACTGTCAACTTCAGACTCTAAG aTTAAACACTTGCTCTTTGTCAGAATCCAGTAGTTCTTCTCTGGCCTTGTCTCTGAAGTCCAACCCATCCCACCTTAGAGAACTAGCCCTGGGCGGTAATGTGCTGAAGGACTCTACTGTTGCTCACCTGTGTGCTTTCCTGCAGAGCCCACACTGTCAGATGGAGACCCTTAT aTTGTACCGATGTGCTGTTTCAGAGTCAGGCTGTTTGGCTTTGGTCTCAGCCCTCAAGTCCAACcttttgcatttaaaaaaactgGACCTGGGGTTTATTGAGATGAAGACATCAGCAGTGGAGCATCTGTGCAGTTTTCTGCAGAATCCAGACTGTAGACTTGAGACACTGGA ACTGAATAACTGCAGTTTACCAGAGTCCAGCTGTGCTCTCTTCGCCTCGGCTCTAAAGTCCAACCCGTTGTACCTGAAGGAGTTTATCCTGTGGGGGAACAACCTGAAGGAGGCAGACGTCCAGGATCTTCTGGAGCTCAGGCAGAGTCCtcactgtcaactggacatacTACT CTGGCGGTAA